A window of the Lolium perenne isolate Kyuss_39 chromosome 7, Kyuss_2.0, whole genome shotgun sequence genome harbors these coding sequences:
- the LOC127314014 gene encoding bisdemethoxycurcumin synthase-like: MASNPLPTVYEIRRSQRADGPAAVLSIGTANPANCVRQEEYPDYYFRVTKSQHLTELKQKFQTMCEMARTEKRYFHHTEQLLDEHQDFLCRGKPSLDARLAIAAAAAPELAESAASKAIAKWGRPATDITHLIVSTNSGAHAPGIGLRLASLLGLRASVCHTMLHLNGCSAGSASLRLAKDMAENNRGARVLVVCVELTVVSFRGPEEACPHMLIPQAFFGDGAGAVIIGADHAAHDDESPLFEIVSASQTVVPGTDAVLTMQLTESGLNGDVITRDLVPLAAKYIEGCLTDALLQPLGGCPNWNDLFWVVHPGVLGLLDRIDGALGLEPGKLAASRTVVRDYGNMLGATVIFVLDEQRRRMEEDDAETGCEWGVMMGFGPGFTIETMVLHAVASKASST, translated from the exons ATGGCAAGCAACCCCCTACCCACGGTGTACGAGATCCGGCGATCACAGCGTGCCGACGGGCCTGCGGCGGTGCTGTCCATCGGCACCGCAAACCCAGCCAACTGCGTGCGCCAGGAGGAGTACCCGGACTACTACTTCCGCGTCACCAAGAGCCAACACCTCACCGAACTTAAACAGAAATTCCAGACCATGT GCGAGATGGCCAGAACGGAGAAGCGCTACTTTCACCACACGGAGCAGCTCCTGGACGAACACCAGGATTTCCTTTGCCGTGGTAAGCCGTCCCTGGACGCCCGGCTCGCCATCGCGGCCGCCGCTGCCCCGGAGCTGGCGGAATCGGCCGCGTCCAAGGCCATAGCCAAGTGGGGCCGTCCGGCCACCGACATCACGCACCTTATCGTCAGCACCAACTCCGGCGCCCACGCCCCAGGCATTGGCCTCCGCCTTGCTTCTCTCCTCGGTCTCCGCGCGTCCGTCTGCCACACCATGCTCCACCTCAACGGGTGCTCCGCGGGCTCTGCCTCGCTGCGCCTCGCCAAGGACATGGCCGAGAACAACCGCGGCGCGCGCGTCCTGGTAGTCTGCGTCGAGCTAACCGTCGTCTCCTTCCGCGGCCCGGAGGAGGCCTGCCCGCACATGCTCATTCCGCAAGCATTTTTCGGGGACGGCGCGGGCGCGGTCATCATCGGCGCCGATCATGCTGCACACGACGACGAGAGCCCACTCTTCGAGATCGTGTCTGCCTCGCAGACCGTCGTACCCGGTACCGACGCCGTGCTCACCATGCAGCTCACGGAATCCGGCCTCAACGGCGACGTAATCACGAGGGACCTCGTTCCTCTAGCAGCGAAATACATCGAGGGATGTCTCACGGATGCGCTCCTCCAGCCGCTTGGTGGTTGCCCCAATTGGAACGACCTGTTCTGGGTGGTGCATCCCGGCGTGCTCGGATTGTTGGACCGCATCGACGGGGCTCTCGGGTTGGAACCCGGGAAGCTGGCGGCCAGCCGAACCGTCGTGAGAGACTACGGGAACATGCTCGGGGCGACTGTCATTTTCGTGCTGGACGAGCAGCGGAGGCGAATGGAGGAGGACGACGCAGAGACCGGCTGTGAGTGGGGTGTGATGATGGGATTCGGACCTGGGTTCACTATCGAGACAATGGTGCTGCATGCGGTGGCCAGCAAAGCTTCTTCAACGTAG
- the LOC127314022 gene encoding nudix hydrolase 15, mitochondrial-like codes for MAGPSSSPSRRLAQLTRHLLASPSSSSGELSPVGAPAGAGAIASKGFAAVLVCIFEDPRGDTRVLLTKRASSLKSHSGEVSLPGGKMEEGDADAKATALREAHEEIGLDPALVSVVTVLEPFLTKNGLDVTPVIGILSDRSLFNPVLNKDEVVDIFDAPLEMFLKDDNRRTQEQIWMGMTVPFQVFDYEAEGKKYVIWGLTAHILTRAAAVVLQRQPSFVELPQGPTSAAVTSKH; via the exons ATGGCCGGCCCCTCCTCATCGCCGTCTCGACGCCTTGCCCAGCTCACACGCCACCTCCtcgcctccccctcctcctcttccgGCGAGCTCTCACCAGTGGGCGcccccgccggcgccggcgcgatCGCATCCAAGGGATTCGCCGCCGTGCTGGTCTGCATCTTCGAGGATCCCCGCGGCGACACCCGCGTCCTCCTCACCAAGCGCGCATCCTCCCTCAAGTCTCACTCAG GGGAGGTGTCCTTGCCGGGAGGGAAGATGGAGGAGGGGGATGCGGATGCCAAGGCCACCGCTCTACGGGAGGCACACGAGGAGATTGGGCTTGACCCAGCTCTTGTATCTGTTGTGACGGTTCTTGAGCCCTTCTTGACCAAG AATGGCCTTGATGTTACCCCTGTAATTGGCATTCTTTCGGATAGATCTTTATTCAATCCTGTCTTGAATAAAGATGAAGTGGTAGACATCTTTGACGCCCCTCTGGAGATGTTCCTGAAG GATGATAACCGGAGAACACAGGAACAAATTTGGATGGGCATGACTGTTCCGTTCCAGGTTTTTGACTACGAGGCAGAGGGCAAAAAATATGTCATATGGGGCCTAACCGCACACATTTTAACCCGTGCAGCAGCAGTCGTTCTGCAGAGGCAACCATCATTCGTTGAACTTCCACAAGGACCCACAAGTGCTGCTGTAACCAGCAAGCACTAA